One stretch of Paenibacillus sp. FSL R5-0341 DNA includes these proteins:
- a CDS encoding cation:proton antiporter has translation MEFILVLALILIFTKLAGDLSVRLGQPSVLGKLIVGVILGPALLGWVQQSDFVHYMAEIGVLLLMFIAGLETDLGQLKKNWKAAFAVAVGGIILPFIGGYGSAIAFGMSQTHALFFGLLFCATSVSISVQTLKDMDQLSSREGTTILGAAVVDDVLVVVILAVMMSLLGTGGGDTSITLLIGKKLLFFVIIIAASWFLVPRIMKWMAPLKVTETVITAGLIICFGFSYFAEWMGVAGIIGAFAAGIAISQTNFKHEVETKLEPIAYGIFVPVFFVSIGLNVTFDGVGSQIWFIIVISLIAIVTKLIGGGAGARLTGFNMASSLAIGSGMISRGEVALIIASTGLASGLLDSEYFTSVVIMVIVTTLVTPPLLKITFARKKGEKRVERGIEESHLSG, from the coding sequence ATGGAATTTATTTTGGTTCTTGCACTTATTTTGATCTTTACGAAGCTCGCCGGAGACTTGTCTGTAAGACTGGGTCAACCTTCGGTATTGGGGAAACTGATTGTTGGTGTCATTCTTGGACCCGCCCTGCTCGGATGGGTTCAACAAAGTGATTTCGTGCATTATATGGCCGAGATCGGGGTATTACTTTTGATGTTCATTGCCGGACTGGAAACCGATCTGGGGCAATTGAAGAAAAACTGGAAAGCAGCCTTTGCGGTTGCTGTTGGCGGTATTATTTTACCATTTATCGGAGGATACGGTTCGGCCATAGCCTTTGGTATGTCACAGACACACGCACTATTCTTTGGACTTTTATTCTGTGCCACATCCGTCAGTATATCGGTTCAGACACTGAAAGACATGGATCAACTCAGCTCTCGTGAGGGTACAACAATTCTTGGTGCAGCTGTCGTCGATGATGTCCTGGTCGTCGTTATTCTCGCCGTGATGATGAGCTTGTTAGGTACAGGTGGAGGAGACACTTCAATTACTCTGCTCATTGGTAAAAAGCTGTTATTCTTTGTGATCATCATCGCTGCCAGCTGGTTCCTTGTTCCACGCATCATGAAGTGGATGGCACCACTGAAAGTAACCGAGACCGTTATTACTGCGGGACTGATTATTTGTTTCGGATTCTCCTACTTTGCAGAGTGGATGGGTGTCGCTGGAATCATTGGTGCATTTGCCGCGGGTATCGCCATCTCCCAAACTAACTTCAAACATGAAGTCGAAACCAAACTGGAACCGATCGCCTACGGAATTTTTGTTCCAGTGTTCTTTGTTAGTATTGGCTTAAATGTCACCTTTGATGGTGTAGGTTCACAGATTTGGTTTATTATCGTTATAAGCCTCATCGCCATTGTAACCAAACTGATCGGTGGAGGAGCCGGTGCACGACTGACCGGATTTAATATGGCATCTTCATTGGCCATTGGCTCAGGAATGATATCAAGAGGTGAGGTTGCGCTCATTATCGCTTCAACCGGACTTGCTTCCGGATTACTTGATTCGGAATACTTCACGAGCGTCGTGATCATGGTCATTGTAACCACACTGGTAACTCCACCGCTCCTCAAAATCACCTTTGCTCGCAAAAAAGGGGAAAAGCGAGTTGAAAGAGGAATTGAAGAATCTCATTTAAGTGGGTAA
- a CDS encoding DedA family protein encodes MEFAKEFIGQYGYFAIYGLLALGVIGMPIPDEVMMTFVGYLASISVLNYSVSIAVSFGGAFTGGLLSYMIGKKAGRPLVEKYGKWVGVNAKRFSRVESWFLKYGYWSIILGYFIPGIRHLMCCFSGISKMAMGRYVLVSGIGAFVWCVVFISIGFYVGVLT; translated from the coding sequence ATGGAATTTGCAAAAGAATTTATTGGTCAATATGGATATTTCGCAATATACGGACTACTGGCTCTTGGTGTCATTGGCATGCCGATTCCGGATGAGGTGATGATGACGTTTGTCGGATATCTCGCCTCCATCTCGGTATTGAATTACTCCGTATCCATCGCCGTCAGTTTCGGTGGCGCATTTACCGGGGGGCTGCTCAGCTATATGATCGGCAAGAAAGCGGGCAGGCCGCTGGTTGAAAAATACGGCAAGTGGGTCGGCGTCAATGCCAAACGATTCAGCAGGGTGGAGTCGTGGTTCCTTAAATATGGATATTGGTCCATCATCCTGGGTTACTTCATTCCAGGCATTCGTCATCTGATGTGCTGTTTCTCGGGGATTAGCAAGATGGCAATGGGCAGGTACGTTCTTGTATCGGGCATTGGTGCATTTGTCTGGTGTGTTGTCTTTATCTCGATTGGTTTTTATGTCGGTGTGTTAACTTAA
- the gpmA gene encoding 2,3-diphosphoglycerate-dependent phosphoglycerate mutase has translation MYRVVLIRHGQSMWNVENRFTGWTDVDLTTDGYAEARKAGKIMKEQGFDFDYAYASVLKRSIRTLDIALDEMDLMWIPITKTWKLNERHYGALQGLNKQQTALKYGEDQVKEWRRSVSVSPPALDETDDRYVQGLDKYKRLGCTIPFTENLMDTSKRVLDYWNAEIKPMVSAGKRVLISAHGNTLRSLVMHLDQLSEADVMALNIPTGIPLVYELDEDLHPIGHFYLTADGSTYKHEEMTHVATPSD, from the coding sequence ATGTACAGAGTTGTTTTGATTCGCCATGGACAGAGCATGTGGAATGTGGAGAATCGATTTACCGGTTGGACAGATGTGGATCTGACGACGGATGGTTACGCAGAAGCTCGTAAAGCAGGGAAGATCATGAAGGAACAGGGGTTTGATTTTGATTACGCCTATGCATCTGTGCTGAAACGTTCTATTCGAACACTCGATATTGCGCTGGATGAGATGGACCTCATGTGGATTCCCATTACGAAGACCTGGAAGCTGAATGAACGCCATTATGGTGCACTGCAAGGACTGAACAAACAGCAGACTGCCTTGAAGTATGGGGAAGACCAAGTGAAGGAATGGAGACGCTCCGTTAGCGTATCTCCCCCTGCATTGGACGAAACCGATGATCGATATGTGCAGGGTTTGGACAAGTACAAGCGGCTCGGGTGCACGATCCCGTTTACGGAGAATCTGATGGACACATCGAAGCGTGTGCTGGATTACTGGAATGCGGAGATTAAACCGATGGTGTCGGCTGGCAAAAGAGTGCTGATCTCTGCGCATGGTAACACGCTCCGTTCACTCGTCATGCATCTGGACCAACTGTCCGAAGCAGACGTGATGGCGCTCAACATCCCGACAGGAATTCCGCTTGTCTATGAGTTGGATGAAGATCTGCATCCGATCGGTCACTTCTATCTGACCGCGGATGGTTCGACCTACAAACACGAAGAAATGACCCATGTGGCAACGCCGTCCGACTAA
- a CDS encoding HAMP domain-containing sensor histidine kinase — MRRNGVTMKLFLVMAGCLVLLYGTTVFAQLVWFPDFYQHQKVSSMKKKLSKFEQQYSNGHWSDLQLAKETGKFMRQNQSHLVILTNTGRLVNDPFHITLLQEDGSHVKVSLSLFINSENAGWITSHLKYGQELTVRGPASGSMVYPFKIQDATSAAWGTESFQESIEPVKEWSGVLTEVVLPNLATWSQRQGLLVQALDSRFPLSTEDQLALANGKMLNEEWTDSWSGVRNVITIAPVHRSGPEQQLIFSLTSLQEMREANEATRLFYAYFGIGAFILILLLALLLSRIVTKPLLALNHVAKKMSTLDFTVKSPIRRNDEIGSLSNSLNALSGTLGQTLEELRQANTQMRTDMEMKQQIEQRQRKFFADASHELKTPISIIKGYSEGLKDGVSESKRERYIEIIADETIKMETMVEEMLDLVRLESSAVQLITDAVALADMIEDIAGRLGPQLKDKGLDVVLVSTTEQTVEGDRSKLEQVIFNIMMNAIRHAIPHTDITIEISRRDGLVHISIENKGEQIAEAERQYIWERFYRVERSRNRKMGGTGLGLAIAKQILDLHGCSYGVENTPDGVRFYIIFPKA; from the coding sequence ATGAGAAGAAATGGCGTAACAATGAAGCTTTTCCTGGTCATGGCAGGATGTCTGGTACTTCTATACGGAACAACGGTTTTTGCCCAGTTGGTCTGGTTTCCCGACTTTTATCAGCATCAGAAGGTCAGCAGTATGAAGAAAAAGCTGTCCAAGTTCGAACAGCAATATTCGAATGGGCATTGGAGTGATTTACAACTAGCCAAGGAGACCGGGAAATTCATGCGTCAGAATCAGTCGCATTTGGTCATTCTGACGAATACCGGAAGACTGGTTAATGATCCGTTCCACATTACGCTGCTTCAGGAGGACGGGAGTCACGTGAAGGTGTCCTTGTCCTTGTTTATCAATAGTGAGAATGCAGGCTGGATTACATCCCATCTGAAATATGGGCAAGAACTGACGGTGAGAGGCCCCGCCAGCGGGTCCATGGTCTACCCATTCAAAATCCAGGATGCCACTTCTGCTGCATGGGGAACAGAAAGCTTTCAGGAATCGATTGAACCGGTAAAGGAATGGTCAGGTGTATTAACCGAGGTGGTTCTTCCTAATCTGGCAACGTGGAGTCAGAGACAGGGACTGCTGGTGCAGGCACTGGATAGTCGGTTCCCTTTGTCCACTGAAGACCAGCTTGCCTTGGCGAATGGCAAAATGCTCAATGAAGAATGGACGGATAGCTGGAGTGGTGTGCGGAACGTCATCACCATTGCTCCGGTGCATCGTTCAGGACCCGAGCAACAACTGATCTTCTCGCTTACCTCTCTACAGGAGATGAGGGAAGCGAACGAGGCAACACGTTTGTTCTATGCGTATTTTGGTATTGGCGCATTTATATTGATTCTGTTACTGGCACTGCTGCTGTCCCGAATCGTAACGAAGCCGCTGCTGGCCCTGAACCATGTCGCCAAGAAAATGTCTACCCTGGATTTCACGGTGAAATCACCCATCCGGCGTAATGACGAAATCGGCAGTCTGTCCAATAGTCTGAATGCATTATCCGGAACCTTGGGTCAGACATTGGAAGAGCTGAGGCAGGCCAACACGCAGATGCGTACAGATATGGAAATGAAGCAGCAGATTGAACAGCGTCAACGCAAATTTTTTGCCGATGCATCGCATGAACTCAAGACACCGATCAGCATTATTAAGGGTTATTCAGAAGGGCTGAAGGATGGCGTAAGTGAAAGCAAGCGTGAGCGTTACATTGAGATCATCGCCGATGAGACCATCAAAATGGAAACGATGGTTGAAGAGATGCTGGATCTGGTGCGACTGGAATCCTCAGCGGTTCAGTTGATTACGGATGCTGTTGCACTGGCTGACATGATTGAAGATATCGCCGGTCGTCTGGGTCCGCAGCTGAAGGACAAAGGATTGGATGTGGTGCTTGTATCCACAACAGAGCAGACGGTGGAAGGTGACCGGAGCAAGCTGGAGCAAGTTATTTTCAATATCATGATGAATGCTATACGTCATGCGATACCACATACCGATATAACTATTGAGATCAGCAGACGTGACGGTTTGGTTCACATTTCCATTGAGAACAAGGGCGAGCAGATTGCTGAAGCTGAGCGCCAGTATATATGGGAGAGGTTCTATCGGGTAGAGCGCTCACGTAATCGCAAAATGGGGGGAACCGGGCTCGGTCTGGCCATTGCGAAGCAGATTCTTGATCTGCACGGGTGCAGTTATGGAGTGGAGAATACACCGGATGGAGTCCGTTTTTATATTATTTTTCCTAAAGCCTAG
- a CDS encoding transcriptional regulator, translating to MSIDFDEAYEVWMHSLLEKETNPRVLSRIENGLEYGTLEFLRSVWFPVMKSFNHLQPEWEVRDFHNGYRYLDLAYLPGNGVKGGIEIQGYGPHARDLDVRRFKDLCWRHCLLTLDDWIFLPIAHLSIKDEPKRCQQLVLSFMGKFIATDVPASLNWIEAETVRYARRIIRPFAPSELAAHLRITDQHARRVLHSLIDQQVLNVASGTQRYRTYILRT from the coding sequence ATGAGTATTGATTTTGATGAGGCTTACGAAGTGTGGATGCACTCCCTTTTGGAGAAGGAAACAAACCCCAGAGTGCTCTCGCGAATAGAAAATGGACTTGAATATGGCACACTGGAATTTTTACGTTCCGTTTGGTTCCCTGTTATGAAAAGCTTTAACCATCTGCAACCTGAATGGGAGGTTCGTGACTTTCATAACGGCTATCGCTATCTGGATCTGGCTTATCTGCCAGGTAACGGCGTTAAAGGAGGTATTGAGATTCAGGGATACGGGCCACATGCTCGGGATCTGGATGTACGGCGGTTTAAAGATTTATGCTGGCGGCATTGTCTGCTAACACTTGATGATTGGATTTTTCTGCCGATTGCGCATCTCTCCATTAAAGACGAACCGAAAAGGTGCCAACAGCTTGTGCTCTCTTTTATGGGAAAATTCATTGCTACAGATGTGCCCGCATCCCTCAATTGGATTGAAGCCGAAACTGTTCGTTATGCCAGACGCATCATTCGTCCATTTGCCCCATCGGAACTAGCAGCGCACCTCCGAATCACAGATCAGCATGCTCGAAGAGTTCTTCATAGCCTGATTGATCAACAAGTATTAAATGTCGCTAGTGGCACCCAACGATATCGAACCTATATCCTGCGAACCTGA
- a CDS encoding DUF420 domain-containing protein has product MGKNNKGEPNIPSPTSNKNFAGIIITFSILANVIILLLFFAPSIGYKGDVTFDITVLPRFNAVFNSFTFIFLLAALIAIIKRNVKLHKRFILAAFSTTLLFLVTYLTFHYLSPETSKYGGEGIIRSIYFFILITHSILAALIVPLALFTLVWGWTNQLKKHRKIARWTMPIWLYVSSTGVVVYLMMAPYY; this is encoded by the coding sequence TTGGGCAAAAATAACAAAGGGGAACCGAACATTCCATCCCCGACGAGTAATAAAAATTTCGCAGGCATCATTATCACGTTTTCCATTCTTGCTAATGTCATTATTTTATTATTGTTCTTCGCACCGTCTATTGGTTACAAAGGTGATGTAACCTTTGATATTACGGTGTTACCGCGGTTTAATGCCGTGTTTAACAGCTTTACCTTCATCTTCCTGCTCGCAGCGCTTATTGCTATCATCAAGCGGAATGTGAAGCTGCACAAACGATTTATTCTTGCTGCATTCTCAACGACACTGTTATTCCTCGTGACATATCTGACGTTTCATTACCTCTCACCAGAGACGTCCAAATACGGCGGCGAGGGCATCATTCGTTCGATCTATTTCTTCATTCTGATTACCCATAGTATACTGGCAGCACTGATTGTTCCATTGGCGTTGTTCACACTCGTGTGGGGATGGACGAATCAATTGAAGAAACACCGCAAAATTGCACGTTGGACTATGCCAATCTGGCTGTATGTCAGCTCTACAGGTGTCGTGGTATACCTGATGATGGCACCATATTATTAA
- the thiD gene encoding bifunctional hydroxymethylpyrimidine kinase/phosphomethylpyrimidine kinase: MTIPKTLTIAGSDTSGGAGIQADLKTFQELGVYGMTVLTTVVAMEPDTWDHQVFPVELNVVEAQLRTVLDGIGFDAMKTGMLGSVDIIELVAKHIRRSGLPQIVIDPVMVCKGTDEVLQPENTEAMIEFLLPGADLVTPNLFEASQLAKSGPIRSKEQMEAAAAAIHAHGSKHVLIKDRGVISPGKAMDLLYDGTNYEWFEADVVGSGYTHGAGCTTSAAITAGLARGLSVKEAVREGKAFVTKAIAGGFPLNRFVGPTLHVAHRLEHQR; this comes from the coding sequence ATGACGATTCCAAAAACATTAACAATAGCTGGCTCGGACACGAGCGGCGGTGCAGGGATTCAAGCTGATTTGAAAACTTTTCAGGAGCTGGGTGTGTATGGTATGACCGTACTGACTACGGTTGTGGCAATGGAGCCCGATACATGGGATCACCAGGTCTTTCCTGTGGAATTAAATGTAGTAGAAGCGCAGCTTCGCACTGTTCTTGATGGCATCGGTTTTGATGCAATGAAGACAGGTATGCTCGGTTCTGTAGATATTATTGAACTGGTAGCGAAGCATATTCGCCGCAGTGGTCTGCCACAGATCGTGATCGATCCGGTAATGGTCTGCAAAGGTACGGACGAAGTACTGCAACCGGAAAATACGGAAGCAATGATCGAATTCCTGCTGCCAGGTGCCGATCTGGTTACACCTAATCTGTTCGAAGCATCCCAACTGGCGAAGAGTGGACCGATTCGCTCCAAAGAACAGATGGAAGCAGCAGCAGCAGCAATTCATGCCCATGGCTCAAAGCATGTTCTGATCAAGGACAGAGGTGTAATTAGCCCGGGTAAAGCAATGGATCTACTCTATGATGGAACCAACTACGAATGGTTTGAAGCCGATGTTGTCGGCTCCGGATATACGCATGGTGCGGGCTGCACGACGTCTGCGGCGATTACCGCAGGATTGGCTCGTGGTCTTTCAGTGAAAGAGGCTGTTCGTGAAGGTAAAGCCTTCGTGACCAAAGCGATTGCCGGCGGATTCCCGCTGAACCGTTTTGTTGGCCCGACACTGCATGTGGCACACCGTCTGGAGCACCAACGCTAA
- a CDS encoding thioredoxin family protein, translating to MERIQSEQQYLDTINSDGYTVIKFDTTWCPDCKNLDRFIGDVIDQHTDKTFYALDAEKFQPFADENGVRGIPSLLVFQNGKKIAHLHSKWAKTPAQISEYLETLESKV from the coding sequence ATGGAAAGAATTCAAAGTGAACAACAGTATTTGGATACAATTAACTCTGATGGTTATACCGTCATTAAATTTGATACAACCTGGTGTCCGGATTGCAAAAACCTGGATCGCTTCATCGGGGATGTTATCGACCAGCATACGGATAAAACCTTCTATGCCCTGGATGCAGAGAAGTTCCAGCCGTTTGCCGATGAGAATGGTGTACGTGGCATTCCAAGCCTGCTCGTTTTCCAGAACGGCAAAAAAATCGCACATCTGCATAGTAAATGGGCGAAAACACCTGCTCAAATCTCCGAGTATCTGGAGACGCTTGAATCCAAAGTTTAA
- a CDS encoding aldo/keto reductase, giving the protein MKKNRLGTSELMVSEIGLGCMSLGTDMEPAIDLIHEALDHGVNLLDTADLYDEGRNEEIVGQAIKGRRDQVVVATKVGNRRIAGKEGWSWDPSKAYIKQAVHESLKRLQTDYIDLYQLHGGTLDDPIEETIEAFEELKKEGLIRYYGISSIRPNVIREYVKRASIVSVMNQYSVADRRAEEEVLPLLEQKGISVIARGPVASGVLAESGSAKADKGYLDYTPEQLYTIRQGLSRLVTDQRSMAQTAIRYALSHPAVAAVVPGASSRDQLLHNIAASNSPALTAAEIQEIRELSPANLYKQHR; this is encoded by the coding sequence ATGAAGAAAAATCGTCTGGGCACATCCGAACTAATGGTGTCTGAGATTGGGCTGGGCTGTATGTCGCTCGGAACCGATATGGAGCCCGCTATAGATCTAATTCATGAAGCTCTGGATCACGGCGTCAATCTGCTGGATACAGCCGATCTGTATGACGAAGGGCGTAATGAAGAAATTGTAGGACAAGCTATTAAGGGACGTCGGGACCAAGTCGTTGTGGCGACCAAAGTAGGTAATCGTCGTATTGCTGGCAAGGAGGGCTGGTCTTGGGACCCATCCAAAGCCTATATCAAGCAGGCTGTGCATGAAAGTCTGAAACGACTGCAGACCGATTATATCGACCTGTATCAGCTGCATGGCGGAACCTTGGACGACCCCATCGAAGAGACGATCGAAGCGTTTGAGGAGTTGAAGAAAGAAGGACTCATCCGGTATTACGGCATCTCTTCCATTCGCCCCAATGTGATTCGGGAATATGTGAAGAGGGCATCGATCGTCAGTGTGATGAACCAGTATAGTGTTGCTGACCGCAGAGCGGAAGAAGAAGTGCTGCCTTTATTGGAGCAAAAGGGGATCAGCGTAATTGCCCGTGGACCTGTAGCTAGCGGTGTGCTCGCCGAATCCGGATCTGCCAAGGCAGACAAAGGTTATCTGGACTATACGCCAGAGCAACTATATACCATTCGGCAAGGACTAAGTCGTCTGGTCACGGATCAACGCAGCATGGCTCAGACGGCTATTCGCTACGCATTATCCCATCCTGCCGTAGCAGCAGTTGTCCCGGGTGCCAGTTCAAGAGACCAGTTGCTGCACAATATTGCCGCTTCGAATTCACCCGCGCTCACAGCTGCGGAAATTCAGGAAATACGGGAGCTTAGTCCCGCTAATCTGTACAAGCAGCATCGTTAA
- a CDS encoding TetR/AcrR family transcriptional regulator: protein MTKINGLEPGEERRDQIIRIAMERFATQGYHQTKISDIVREAGVAQGTFYWHFKSKEAIASEIVLTGKEKLLESIGQGYRKDAGSVEDMVKASERLFTDLFSFAAQNRYFMELLLKGIVTEESVQRLVEETRNAVETAFRHNMERAIELGMLPQDMDVPLRAALLVSMIEGMISRWLFGSDELHSKFSAMTASSLAAEAASFEFYGLLGT, encoded by the coding sequence ATGACCAAAATTAACGGTTTGGAACCCGGTGAAGAACGCCGGGACCAAATAATTCGCATAGCGATGGAGCGATTTGCAACCCAGGGCTACCATCAGACGAAAATTTCCGATATCGTCCGTGAAGCTGGTGTTGCGCAGGGAACGTTCTACTGGCACTTCAAGAGTAAAGAAGCCATTGCTTCGGAGATTGTATTAACGGGCAAGGAGAAGTTACTTGAGTCAATTGGGCAAGGATACCGCAAGGATGCCGGATCAGTAGAGGATATGGTGAAAGCATCGGAAAGGCTATTCACCGACTTGTTCTCATTTGCTGCGCAGAATCGTTATTTTATGGAGCTGTTGCTCAAAGGCATCGTGACCGAAGAATCCGTACAACGTCTGGTCGAGGAGACACGTAATGCCGTCGAGACAGCGTTCCGTCACAATATGGAACGTGCCATTGAACTCGGCATGTTGCCTCAGGACATGGATGTGCCGCTTCGGGCCGCATTGTTGGTAAGCATGATTGAAGGCATGATATCGCGATGGTTGTTCGGCTCGGATGAGTTGCACAGCAAGTTCTCAGCCATGACAGCTTCATCACTGGCAGCTGAAGCAGCAAGCTTTGAGTTTTACGGACTCCTAGGCACATAA
- a CDS encoding response regulator transcription factor: MIRTVLLVEDESRIREIVADYFIKEQWNVIEAEHGVQALELLALHEVDLVILDVLMPEMDGWTLCGHIRSQSTVPIIMLTARSEDDDKIHGFQLGVDDYVTKPFSPRVLVARAETLMKRVEGSFGREQGVVRFGQVTLDPWARRLEKDGIEVELAPKEYDLLLYLVRNAGIVLSRDAILNRIWGFDFEGDSRVVDTHIKKLRSKLGDEAKCIRTVIGTGYRFEAEA; encoded by the coding sequence ATGATCAGAACAGTGCTTCTGGTGGAAGATGAAAGCCGCATTCGTGAGATTGTGGCCGATTATTTCATAAAAGAACAATGGAACGTCATAGAAGCAGAACATGGAGTACAGGCATTGGAACTATTGGCTCTGCATGAGGTGGATCTGGTTATTCTGGATGTTTTGATGCCGGAAATGGATGGATGGACATTATGCGGGCATATTCGCTCCCAATCCACCGTACCTATTATCATGCTGACTGCACGGTCCGAGGATGACGATAAAATTCATGGATTCCAGCTGGGTGTAGATGATTATGTCACGAAGCCATTCAGTCCACGTGTGCTGGTTGCACGTGCAGAGACATTAATGAAGCGGGTTGAAGGTTCATTTGGACGAGAGCAGGGTGTGGTTCGCTTCGGACAGGTAACTCTTGATCCATGGGCTCGGCGACTGGAGAAGGACGGCATTGAAGTGGAGCTTGCACCAAAGGAGTATGATCTGTTGCTCTATTTGGTACGAAATGCAGGCATTGTATTGTCCCGGGATGCCATCCTGAATCGGATCTGGGGATTTGATTTTGAAGGGGACTCACGTGTTGTGGATACTCATATCAAGAAGCTGCGCAGCAAATTGGGTGATGAAGCCAAGTGCATTCGGACTGTAATTGGCACCGGATATCGATTCGAGGCAGAAGCATGA
- the bacA gene encoding undecaprenyl-diphosphate phosphatase — protein sequence MDIISSIIMGIIEGLTEFLPVSSTGHMILTAHLLGLSEDNESVKTFEVVVQLGAVLAVVVLYWNKFIDMFRFTGGTRSYSRRLNLGHIFLAMVPAVVIGLVFRDWIKAHLFGPETVLYSLVIGGILMIVAERWSRKSHRITTHDVDDISYKQAFVVGLFQILALWPGFSRSGSTISGGLFAGVSRVAAAEFTFLVSVPIMIGATGYDLYKSIDHLNGSDFPIFAIGFIAAFIVAMLAIKTFLSILKKLSLTVFAVYRFVLAAVFFIILM from the coding sequence TTGGACATTATATCATCCATTATTATGGGCATCATCGAAGGTTTGACTGAGTTTTTGCCCGTGTCCTCTACTGGACACATGATTCTGACCGCCCACCTGCTGGGTTTATCGGAGGACAACGAGTCAGTCAAAACGTTTGAGGTGGTTGTTCAACTCGGAGCTGTACTTGCTGTTGTAGTACTGTACTGGAACAAATTCATTGATATGTTCCGCTTCACCGGAGGGACTAGGTCGTATTCCCGCCGCCTCAATCTGGGACATATCTTCCTGGCAATGGTTCCTGCCGTAGTCATCGGACTTGTATTCCGCGACTGGATCAAAGCACATTTATTTGGTCCGGAGACAGTGCTGTACAGCCTCGTTATTGGTGGTATATTGATGATTGTAGCCGAACGCTGGAGCCGGAAGAGTCACCGAATTACCACTCATGATGTCGATGATATTTCTTACAAACAGGCATTCGTGGTGGGACTATTTCAGATCTTGGCGTTGTGGCCAGGCTTCTCCCGTTCCGGGTCAACGATCTCAGGCGGTCTCTTTGCAGGAGTAAGCCGTGTAGCCGCTGCCGAGTTCACATTCCTCGTATCTGTGCCGATTATGATTGGTGCTACGGGATATGACCTGTACAAAAGTATCGATCACCTGAACGGCAGTGATTTCCCGATCTTCGCGATTGGATTCATCGCTGCGTTCATCGTCGCCATGCTGGCGATCAAGACGTTCTTGTCCATTTTGAAAAAATTGAGCCTGACCGTCTTCGCTGTATATCGCTTCGTTTTGGCAGCCGTGTTCTTTATTATTTTGATGTAA
- the pssA gene encoding CDP-diacylglycerol--serine O-phosphatidyltransferase: MKSLPSILTLGNLSSGMLAVIMAIHGEFALAVMMIWVAMFFDLFDGFAARKLHCEGEFGKALDSLADVVSFGTAPVLILYLNSMNEVSVLGMALTALFPVCGALRLARYNCQKTASSGFVGMPITFAGGLMSFFALWSPYFTHGVAYLVIIVLSGLMVSQIRFPSLKQVLASHEKDIVEPK; this comes from the coding sequence ATGAAGTCTTTACCATCGATTTTAACCTTGGGGAATCTGAGTTCAGGCATGCTGGCAGTCATTATGGCTATTCATGGTGAATTTGCCCTGGCTGTGATGATGATATGGGTAGCGATGTTCTTTGATCTGTTTGACGGGTTTGCGGCCCGCAAATTGCATTGTGAGGGTGAGTTCGGCAAAGCTCTGGATTCGCTCGCAGATGTAGTTTCATTCGGAACAGCCCCCGTGCTGATTCTGTATCTGAACTCCATGAATGAAGTGAGTGTGCTGGGAATGGCACTGACCGCATTGTTTCCGGTTTGCGGTGCATTGCGTCTGGCTCGTTATAACTGTCAGAAGACGGCAAGCAGTGGTTTTGTCGGGATGCCGATTACATTTGCAGGGGGTCTGATGTCCTTTTTCGCGCTTTGGAGTCCTTATTTCACGCATGGTGTAGCTTATCTTGTCATTATTGTACTATCCGGTCTCATGGTGAGCCAAATCCGATTCCCATCACTAAAACAAGTGCTAGCCTCTCATGAGAAGGATATTGTGGAACCGAAATAA